GAATGTGCAGGAATTCGTTGGGCCCGTGGGCATTGGAATGCGGACCCAGCACGCCGGTGATGAGGAACTGCGCGGCGGGGAACTGCCGCCCGAGCATACCCATGAAGGGAATGGAGCCACCCTCCCCCATGCACACCGCCGGCTTGCCGAAGTAAGCCATGGACGCCTCGTCGATCACCTGCCACAAAGCGGGGTCCATGGCCGGCGCGTTCCAGCCGCCCGCGGCCTGCTCGGGTTCGAACCGCACTTCGGCGCCGTAAGGCGGGTCCGCTTCCAGCAAGGCCTTGAGCGCCAGTGTCGCCCTCTCGGCATCGGCGGTCGGTGGCAGTCGCAGTGACAGCTTCAAGCGCGTGTAAGGGCGGAGCACATTGCCTGCCTGTTCGGTCGCGGGCAATCCCGAGGCCCCGGTCACTTCCAGGGCGGGCCGCCATGTGCGGTTCAACACCAGTTCCGCATCCGGCGCCTCAACCGGGCGCGCGCCGGCAACGAAGGGAAACTTGTCGTGCACGGCCTCCCGCAGCACCTCGGCGGCCTGCGTGGCCTGCTCGCGCCGCTCAGCCGGTATCGCCACCTGAAAGTCCTTGCCCCGCACCGCCCCACTCATCTCATCTTCCAGGCGCGAGATCAAATGTCGGGCAATGCGGAAACTGGACGGCACGATGCCGCTGGCATCGCCGGAATGCACACCCTCTGTGAGTATGCGCACCGTCAGATTGCCACTCACCAGCCCGCGCAGTGACGTGGTGCACCACAACTGCTCGTAATTGCCGCAACCGGAATCCAGGCAGACCACCAAATCGGGCTGGCCGATCCTCGCCGCCAGGGCCTCGATGTAATGAGGCAGATCGAAACTGCCGCTCTCCTCGCAACACTCGATGAGGATGACGCAGCGCGGATGGGCGATGCCCTGTGCCTGCAGCGCCTTGATGGCCGCCACCGAGGCGAAGAAGGCATAGCCGTCGTCGGCGCCGCCGCGCCCATACAGCCGGTCGCCTTCCAACACCGGCTCCCAAGGTCCGAGGCCCTCGCGCCAGCCCTCCATTTCCGGCTGCTTGTCCAGATGCCCATAAAGCAGCAAGTTACCCGGCACCGTGCCCTGCACCTCCACCAGTAAAACCGGCGTACGGCCAGGCAAGCGCACGATCTCCAGGCTGCTGCCGGCCAGCGGGTGCTCGCGGTACCAGGCCTCGGCCAGATGGATGGCGCGGTCCATGTGGCCATGAGCCTGCCAGTCGACCTCGAACAAGGGCGATTTATTGGGTATGCGGATGTATTCCACCAGGGCCGGCGTGATTGACCGGTCCCAGAGGGATTCGACGAAGTCAGTCAGTTGATCGGAATCCATGGCAGGCGCGGGAACAGTGAGAAAAGGAAGTTCATCATGCCGCGCCGCTTGCCGGCTTGTCACGCGCTATCGGCGGAAATTCAGATGACGCCGCAGGCTCCCTGCGCGCAGCGGCGGCGAAAATGCCAGGCGGCGAAACGCCCGTAGCCCCAGCGCATGATCGGCTGCACGCGCAAGGCGCGGCACACCGCGGCCAGATGGCGGTAGTAGGGCAAGCCGCTCCACAGCAGGAGGAAGGCGTCCGCGCCCTTGTGACAACGGCCCTCGCCGTCGAACACGTGGAATTCGGCCATCGTCGCCGCCAGATCCACCTCAAAGGCGGCGAGGCGCTCGGGCGCCTGGGTGACGTCTATCCACTCGATGGGCACCCGCGCCGGCAAGCGCCGGTAATGGGCGATCTCGCGCCCGCACAAACCGCAGCCGCCATCGTACAGCACCGTGAGTGATTGATTCATGCCGCCCTCCTGAATTCAGATCGCCCATTTCCGATCCAGCGGCCGCCGCAAAGTTCCCCGGAAACCGACACCCAAACTGGCTGGCAAGGGCGCGAACGCAAGCCTTGTTACCCCGACCCTGGGCGCGGAGCGCCAACCCACCTATCCATCTCTGGTTCCCACGCAGAGCATGGGAACGAAAAGCTGCATTTGAGCGAGGATGAACTTCTATGCCCTGGTGCCCCTGGTTCCTACGCAGTCTATGTTCTTATGCCCTGGTTCCCACGCTCCGCGTGGGAACCAACACCGAACGCTCTGCGTCCACACACTGGCGCGGAGCACCAAGCTCACGGTCCCCGCACAGTGCGTGAGAATAGGAAGGAACGACCGAGCAAGAACGAAACCGCAAGCTTTGGTCCCCGCTACCCAAACGAAAGAATCAAAGCGACCAAATCACTCTGCCTGTGCACGCCCACTTTCGCGAATACATTAAGCAAGTGGGTCCGACCCGTGTTATGTCGTATACCCAGCGCCTCACAAGCCGCCGCCAAATCCTTGCCTTCAGCAAGCGCACAGCATAATTGGAGTTCTCTGGCAGTCAGGGAATAGTAACGACCGAATAGCTCGCTATTCTTGACGCGCTTTAGCCCGGAATCATTCAGAATCAAGAGCACTCGGTGACGCGAGTGACCGCGGAACGTCTCGTGGCTATACGGTACTGGAAAGATCGAAACTACGAGCGGATGTGGCGAGTCAGCCTGACGAATGGGCATGGTCCCCGATGAAGGAATTTTGCCGTTCAATGCCGCCGCTCGCCGAATCAACTCTTGTAGACGCTGCGAATCTTGTGCACTACTCGTACTCACATGTCCATTGACGATTCTAAGACCTTGGCGACGCTTTAAAACTTCAGTCGCGCTGGTGGTTGCGTGAATAAGGCGGGACTGCTCGTCCACCAAGAGTATTCCGCTTCCGACATACTCCAGAATTGTCTCACTGGTCGCCGCTCTCAATTGTGCCTGTTTGAGCGTGGCCGAAAGCAACAAGGCGCGTCTCAAGTGGTCTGCAATCCGACCCATTGCCTTGCGACACGCCTCATCGAACGCAGGTCGATCAATCGATCGAAATAGAGAGAGCGAAACATCCATCTCACGGCGGTTCGCATCCAGGCGCATCGCCGTTGCCAACAAATGGTGAACATGTGCGGGATTCAAGTATTTCCGATAGAAACCCGTCTCCATCAACTCTCGCTCAGGCACCAATTCCTCTCCCAAAAAGATAACCACATCCTGATTTAGTTTTGCCGGTATTTTGACTGCCCACGCGTCCACCACTTGGTCGTCAGCCGCATAGTCTCGGACGATGGATTCATCAATGCCCCGGGACAACAAAAAACTGATTTCCGCACTCGTCTGAACAATCGATGCCAACAGCGCTGAATCGGCGCCAATCCAGCTAATAATACGGTCAATAACCTCTGCCAGCGTGGTTGGAGTGGTTACTCCATCGTAGATTTGGCCGATGATCGAGTGCAAGGTATCGTCATCAATTGAAGTTGTCATTTTTCAAATTCGATATCGACAAACAGGGATTCAATATCAGAAAATGTTTCCTTCCGACTGCGCTGGGACTGGGTAAGGGAGAAGCCAGCTTACGGAGCTAGGCTCTTCCGCGCGATTCGTAATTGTGGAAAAACTCAAACTCGGCGCCCGATACAAAACGCTATGCCTTGCGTAGTATTCAACACGGCCAAGGCAGGTCAGCATCTGGTGCGCTTGCCCGTCCAGTCGTGGACTGTCGCCACTGAAACCCTTAAACCACACAACACAAAGCCGCCCGGCCGCTCTTCTTGTCATAAAAGAGGCGATTCCAGAAGGTGGCACCAGTACTTTCGCAGAGCCCGGCGCTTACCACGACATTTTTGAAACTTGCCTGCCCCTATGTCCCTTCGGAAAGTCGTCAGAAAAAGCCAATAGCCCCATGTCCCAACACTCAGTTTCCGGCGATAAACAAAGTCTGTGACTGCTCAATTATGCCGAAACGCCCGCGACGCAAGGCTCCCCCCGCAGCCTAGACAATTCAGCAGCTTGGCGGCGGGCCTGCGCGATCGGTGCCTGGCGCCATGCAATGGCTCGAAGCGTCGACGCCCCCTGGCCGCACCAACAAAATTCCGCACCCCCACCCACATTGATACCCAGAACAAATAAGCCAGCCGCTTAGTAACAGTTTTGTGACACATACCGACTTCACCCGCGATGTGGCGTGCCGTATAAAAGGTATCGAAACGCAACAAAAGGTCTCAAGCCCGACATTTCAACAACTTTAATACTGAAACAATCGGGCAAATCATCAACTATTACCTCACACAAAGAGCGACTCTGAAAGCTCCATATAGCCCAGAACTTTTGTCATACGGCTTTTCCTGATTAATCAATTTAAAACCATACGGCTTCGCGAAGAATTATTTTACATCATCTCATCCGTTTGGATGATGTTTTACGACGTCAGATCTTTTAGCGTTCTCTCGACTCAGACGCGCAGGCCATTCAGCAGCTCTAGTCTTCGAAGTCGGCAACACAACTTTAGGTCTTTTACATGGAGCTTTTTCGCGGATTGAAGACGGGCCCAGAGCCACATCTTCAATTCCGTTTTGGTCAAAGCTTGTGTATGTGATTATAAAAATACTTTTAAGTTACGCACTACGGAATATACAGGGGAACAAAACTATGAATCGGCGATTACAAAAGATAATAGCCATTACGACAGCTTTCGCAACGATAGGCCAACCACTAAGCGCACTCGCCGCCGGTAACGTAACGCCGGCCGAGATAAAGTTCGTTGCAGGCGATCCGGTCTGTTCTGGTGGCTCACAGAGTTTGCCAGTCTCGATAACGCTGCCGACTGGGGCAATAACGAACAAAGTTGACGTCTTCTTTTCGTTTGATGATACGGGCAGCTTTGCGGGCTTCGTTCCCACCGTCACCGGAATTTTCAGCGGATTGGTGGGGGCCCTCGAAACAGCACTTCCGGGTGTTGAATTCGGATTTGGCGTTGGGCGTTTCGAAGACTACGGCGGCCCCGGCGCGCAGTTCTCACTCGATTTTAGTGTTGCCAGGCCATTTACACTTAATCAGCCGATCATCACAGCGACAACCGCTGGGGGGGCGGCTGTTCGAGATAGCTTAATCAGCGGTGCTCTATCTAGGTCCGCACCGGGGTTCGGCGGAGACGGACCTGAATCTGCTTTAGCGGAAAATCTCTATCAGATTGCGACAGGTGTAGGCTTTGACGGCGATGGAAATGGGTCAGTGCTGGACAGCGGGAATGCCGGCGACACTCTGGCTCAGCTGGCTCCAGGAATTTCGGGCGACGTGCCCGCATTCTCATCGAATGTCGCACCTTCGTCAGGAACCCTAGGTGGTGTCGGTTGGCGAAACGACGCCTTGCACCTGACGATTTTGGCAACGGACATCTGTCCCGTTTCGGCATTTCCTGCCGGTCAGCCTATTCCCGCAACGATCACCGGCGCAGGTGGATCGTCCGTACCGGTTTCCGCGTTTGCATGTACTTCAGTCGTTCCTGGCTCATCTCGGTTCGGATTCATCAGTGATTCCAAATCGACGGTCGGAAATACGGTAGCCGGGGCGGTCGCTCCCGCGGGAGCCGGCACGGTGCAAGGAACTGTCGATGCCCTAAACGCTCTGGGTATTCGCGTAATTGGCATGGGACCAGGGGCGGCTCCAAGCACACTTTCGGGGCCTGACTTTGCTCCAGCGACATTTCTATCTGCGTTGGGCCGCTTGACCGGTGCCGTCGATGATCTAGGCAATCCGTTGGTGTTTAGCACTTCCGTACCCCTTGCCAATCTGAGCGCGGCAATAGCTTCCGCAATCACGACCACAGCAACCAAGCCGGTTGATATCGAGGTATCAACCAGTACCTTGCCAGCCGGAGTAAGCGTAAGTGCCGACCCCGCGGTTGTATCTGGTGTCAGCCCTAGCGGTACCGCTTCCTATTCCTTGAATGTGGCTGGCTCCGCGGGACCAATTTCGGGGGCATTTGACGTACAGTTCAAAGATAAAAACAGCGGCGCGGTGCTTGGCTCGATTCCCGCAGCTGTCGACTGTACGCCAACCACACCGGTAGGAGACGCTTATCCACCCGAAATTGCACTCGTCCCCGATCTCGACACAGCAACTGGAAACGCAGTCGATAACCGGCCGACCGAAGATGTCAACGGCAACGGACTCTTGGACCCAGGTGAGGACGTAAACGGAAATGGCCAAATCGACAAAGATTCGGGGATTGCGTCGATTTCATTGGATCCAGCAAGCACAAACCTCTCGTTAAGCGTTTCGCCATTCGCAGCGGGCGACCCGTCTGTCAGCTTCTCGATTTCTCTGGCCGATCCAACCTTGCCCGGCAGCGGCACGATTCTGGCGACCGACGCGGCGGGCAATACCAGTTCGTCTCGGCTCTCCCTGATGAACAGGCCACTTAGCTTTGAATTCACGAACCTCAACGCCAAGGTAGAGACTGAAAAAAAGAAAACCGAATTGGAGGCGGAAGGTAGTTTTGCTTTAGACGCAAAAAGCGACGGAATCAAACCACTCGCGGAAACCGTGAGCTTCACCATCGGTGGTCTTTCTAAGACCCTCCCACCTGGATCATTAAAGTTCAACGCCGTAAAGCAGGCTTATGTGTTTAGTGGTTATCTTGACGGAAATAAGGTTGAAGTATCGATCAAGCCTGATCGCGTTTCAATGAATGTATATCTATACGAAATCGAAATGCACGGGATACCTTCATCTAGCACTGCACCCATAGTAGACGTCTTTCTGAGCATCGGAAACGACAGCGCGACCGCCAGGAATATACAGATTAAGAGGAGCTGACAGTACCAACTCAGCAGGGGTTTGAGGCAGAACTTGCATCCCTCAAGCCCCCTGCCTTATTTGAACTTCACTCGTTATATCACATGCGCAAGCGAGCATGATCATGGAAAAAATATCAAATATTCTCTACATATTACTGGTGACACTTGGCATCTCGGCAAACTGTCACGCCTCACTGATCAATTTCGATTTAGTTGATTTAGGACAAAATCAGTTCAGATATATATATACCATCGAGAACGACGGCACTCTGCCAAACGGAGGCGACGTATTGCTATTCGACATCCTATTTGACCCTGCGCTCTATCGTGAATCCAGCCTGATAATTTCCAGCGACCCGAGCCTCTCGGCATCTTGGGACCAACAAATACTCGCGTCCGCACCAGGTATACCCGCCACGTTCGATGCTTTATCAACCGGTACTGGAATTGGTTCCGGAACATCATTGACCGGTTTTGCTATCGACTTTATCTGGCTAGGCACAGGCAGGCCCGCTGGGCAGCAATTTGAAATCTATGACCCCACGACATTCGACCTTCTAAAGGCAGGCTCAACAACATCGGTTGCCACCCCGGTGCCACTGCCAGCATCACTCTACCTCATGCTCTCTTCATTGATGGGATATTTCGTAATCGGACGCAGAGCGGCCGTGAAATCATAGCTCCTGGTTCTGATTCGAAGCCTTCATTAAAACGTCTTCGCCAGACGACCGAGAGGAGATAGTTTATGTACGCCGAGCAAAAAAACACCCAGCAATATACCCTAGTAAAAACTAGCTTAATTCTAATCTTCCTTACGCTCATGCGATCCGCGATTGCATCGCCACCGGACCTAAGCATCACGAGCTTTCAACTGGTTTCTTCGAAGCGAATTAGCCAAACCATCTATGAATATGTCTATCGTGCGGTTCTTATCAATAAAGGCGGCGAAGCCCGCGACGTAATTGCGAGCATTGGATCCACACCAGCACAGATCGATCCGATAGACGGCGAAGTCACATTTGGCCTCGTTTTACCGGGGCAAACAGTGACGAGTTCGGACACAATCACGGTTCGACATGATCGTAAGTTGCCTTTTGACGACAGCATGGTGGCATGGACCTTCGACTATAGCGCAGATGGTTTAAAAGCCTTAGAGGGACCACCATCAGCACCTGTTAACTCCGTAACACGGGATTTTTATAATGGTGACACGGTAGGTGATGAAGAGTTATCGCTTCACCCAAAATTCGGCAACATTGCCCGTACCAAGCTGACTCTAATAATGAACGACGTAGCGTCAGTTGAAGATGTTAATCGCGTTCTTTCAAGAATGGACGCAGAAATAACCAGTATGCTTTCAGACTCAACTATATTTGGCTTAAGAGTTCCAGACCAGAGAACAATCGAAACCCTTGACACACTAATAGCCGAAACAAGGACACTTTCTAATGTAGACGATATTTTCCCAGAGGGCCCCAATAATACAAAAATATTGCCCGGAAAATCGTCCTTTTCAACAACAAGCATTATTGCATCTACCCATCATCATCTTGCAGTTAAAGGGCATGCCCTCTGGAATGCGAGAAGGGCTCTTAGCGAAAAAAGCCTGACAGCACCGGCTATTTTAATAGAGGACTATTTTGGAGTCGGTGCACCCACAAGTAAATCCCTATGGTCATACAAAAACACCGTCGCGGCAGACTTTGGAACGGGCGCAACGGATAAAGCTGGGATTCCAATTTCTGAAAATCACGGCTATCAAGTTGCGAGCGTTATCGGAGCAGCTTTCGACAGTTTTTTTACGTCAGTAACTGGTTTATATTCGGAACCAATTGTCCTCCGTGTTGAAGATCATCTGAAACCTTCCTCTAGCGTCAGGCGGAAGAAGGTTGGGTTGGATCCTAGCGCCAATGTAATTCGTAAACTAGTCGACATTTCCAAATATCGCAATGTCGTACTAAATATAAGTCTAGGTGAATGTGAAGCTGACTTAGATCCGCTGGGTAGTCGACTTCCGTTTCTTCCGGACTGGTGCTTTTCACCTGAGAGACAAAAAGCCCTTGTCGGGAAGGCGAAAAAATGGATACAGGCCATGAGAAAAAGGGTACTTGATAAGCGTGTATTTGTAGTCGCTGCGGCAGGTAACGAGGGTGCTGGGGAATATACAAACCCTCTCGGTGCCAAGGACGCAGGTATGGAGCAAAGGGCGCTTTTGGGCCCCATCGAATCTACGGTATCCCCACTTGACAATGGATTAGTGGTTGAGAGCTACAGAACCAACTATCAACAAGGGATACTTACTCAGATATCTCCAGACTGCACGTCCACGTTTTCATCTTCTGGTGGTCAAGTTGCGGGTATCGGCGAAAGCGTTCAGGTACTAAACCTTCCATCAAGCGGCAAAGGCCAGGTCGATGGTACTTCCTTTTCATCGCCACAGGTAGCAGCCTTAGCAGCGACGCTCTGGACTCTTAAATCCGGCCTAACGCCCAATCAATTGAAGACAGTCATCGTTTCTACCGCGCGCTCCTTGCCGAAAAGGAGTTCTGATAGCGCCTGCCGACCGGCAACTCCAACAGAGCCAGCAGACACTGCCCCAGTGATCGACACCTATGCCGCCGTCCTAGCAATCGATAATCCTAAGGTCAAAGATCAGGCGCCGGTTCGGCAAGCAATTCTGGATGTGGATAATGCCGCCGGGAATGCCACGCCTGACGGTAAATTCACCGAGCATGACTTAAAAAGGTTCCTACAGGAATTTGAACTCACGGAGAAAAAATACACAGCGACTCCTCCATATCAGGCTGATTATTCTCGGTTTGACTTGAATGGTGACGGGTATACCGGCGGCTTAAACAACCGGGCTGAATTCAATCTGGATGATCCATTCAACTTTACAGATACGACGAAACCAGTCTATGAGCTAAAGCAGATTCAGTCATTGATTGAAGGACAGGCTGTCACGTTTGATGAACGGGTTCTAACCGAC
The Methyloterricola oryzae genome window above contains:
- a CDS encoding M20 family metallopeptidase, translated to MDSDQLTDFVESLWDRSITPALVEYIRIPNKSPLFEVDWQAHGHMDRAIHLAEAWYREHPLAGSSLEIVRLPGRTPVLLVEVQGTVPGNLLLYGHLDKQPEMEGWREGLGPWEPVLEGDRLYGRGGADDGYAFFASVAAIKALQAQGIAHPRCVILIECCEESGSFDLPHYIEALAARIGQPDLVVCLDSGCGNYEQLWCTTSLRGLVSGNLTVRILTEGVHSGDASGIVPSSFRIARHLISRLEDEMSGAVRGKDFQVAIPAERREQATQAAEVLREAVHDKFPFVAGARPVEAPDAELVLNRTWRPALEVTGASGLPATEQAGNVLRPYTRLKLSLRLPPTADAERATLALKALLEADPPYGAEVRFEPEQAAGGWNAPAMDPALWQVIDEASMAYFGKPAVCMGEGGSIPFMGMLGRQFPAAQFLITGVLGPHSNAHGPNEFLHIPTAKRLTCCIARVIASRH
- a CDS encoding helix-turn-helix transcriptional regulator, with the protein product MTTSIDDDTLHSIIGQIYDGVTTPTTLAEVIDRIISWIGADSALLASIVQTSAEISFLLSRGIDESIVRDYAADDQVVDAWAVKIPAKLNQDVVIFLGEELVPERELMETGFYRKYLNPAHVHHLLATAMRLDANRREMDVSLSLFRSIDRPAFDEACRKAMGRIADHLRRALLLSATLKQAQLRAATSETILEYVGSGILLVDEQSRLIHATTSATEVLKRRQGLRIVNGHVSTSSAQDSQRLQELIRRAAALNGKIPSSGTMPIRQADSPHPLVVSIFPVPYSHETFRGHSRHRVLLILNDSGLKRVKNSELFGRYYSLTARELQLCCALAEGKDLAAACEALGIRHNTGRTHLLNVFAKVGVHRQSDLVALILSFG
- a CDS encoding S8 family serine peptidase, with the protein product MYAEQKNTQQYTLVKTSLILIFLTLMRSAIASPPDLSITSFQLVSSKRISQTIYEYVYRAVLINKGGEARDVIASIGSTPAQIDPIDGEVTFGLVLPGQTVTSSDTITVRHDRKLPFDDSMVAWTFDYSADGLKALEGPPSAPVNSVTRDFYNGDTVGDEELSLHPKFGNIARTKLTLIMNDVASVEDVNRVLSRMDAEITSMLSDSTIFGLRVPDQRTIETLDTLIAETRTLSNVDDIFPEGPNNTKILPGKSSFSTTSIIASTHHHLAVKGHALWNARRALSEKSLTAPAILIEDYFGVGAPTSKSLWSYKNTVAADFGTGATDKAGIPISENHGYQVASVIGAAFDSFFTSVTGLYSEPIVLRVEDHLKPSSSVRRKKVGLDPSANVIRKLVDISKYRNVVLNISLGECEADLDPLGSRLPFLPDWCFSPERQKALVGKAKKWIQAMRKRVLDKRVFVVAAAGNEGAGEYTNPLGAKDAGMEQRALLGPIESTVSPLDNGLVVESYRTNYQQGILTQISPDCTSTFSSSGGQVAGIGESVQVLNLPSSGKGQVDGTSFSSPQVAALAATLWTLKSGLTPNQLKTVIVSTARSLPKRSSDSACRPATPTEPADTAPVIDTYAAVLAIDNPKVKDQAPVRQAILDVDNAAGNATPDGKFTEHDLKRFLQEFELTEKKYTATPPYQADYSRFDLNGDGYTGGLNNRAEFNLDDPFNFTDTTKPVYELKQIQSLIEGQAVTFDERVLTDLQILVYYAYSPLFEGSSDERRALLLDQFHKVGLNLVGATINWKSSTITSAADWSFTPSITLSGFKAVAPFFIGNNGGFETGAPAYSEIVRSNDINAVFFGLNGTSGVPFQISGPFPNRLNFSSFVAAHAGKVWINATVRGFRTSGLFTTFDWEYQTRLYLGDPGQNRAATKSVSIGTVPNSGSFVPSINQSGDTFDTEFTFQNVTLPPTGSTIPLPVP
- a CDS encoding thiol-disulfide oxidoreductase DCC family protein; this translates as MNQSLTVLYDGGCGLCGREIAHYRRLPARVPIEWIDVTQAPERLAAFEVDLAATMAEFHVFDGEGRCHKGADAFLLLWSGLPYYRHLAAVCRALRVQPIMRWGYGRFAAWHFRRRCAQGACGVI